The Chloroflexota bacterium genome includes the window CGGATTCCCGCCGCCATCCAGAAGGCCATCTCGGTCCAATTTGGACTCACCATCCCTGTGGTCACCTGCACGGCAGCGGAACTTCACGATGCCGCGAAGAACAACCCGTTCCTTCCAAAGGAGTCCGACACCGGAACGCTGCATGTCGCGTTCCTGGCCGCCAGACCGACGCCTGCAAAGGTCGGAACGCTGGACCCGGACCGCTCGCCGCCCGACGAGTTTGCGGTTCGCGGTCGGGAGATCTATCTCCGCCTTCCCAACGGTGTGGCCCGATCCAGGCTCACCAACGCGTACTTCGACTCCCGCCTGGGGACGACCAGCACGCTGCGGAATTGGAGAACCGTCCTCAAGCTCGTCGAGCTGACCTGATGCGACCGACTAGGCGTTCATCGCCGATGGGCTTAGAGTTCACAGGAACGCGCAGCGAGGGGGCATGAGCCAAGCGACGCAGTCGGCCCTTCCAGCGGCCAGGGAAGCCATGGTCCGTCATGCCTGGGACGAGGCGCGCGACCTGTTTCGCGAAGCCGACAAGGCTGAGCCGCTTTCCGTGGCCGACCTCGAGCTGATGGCTGAGGCTGGGTGGTGGTCCGGCCACCCGGATGAGCGCGATGACGCCTTCGAGCGAGCGTACGCCGCGTACGTGGAGGCGGGAGACAAGAAGCAGGCGGCAGGGCTCGCGCTCCGGCTCGCCGAGTTCGCATTCCAGCGGCTGGCAGGCCCGATTGGCGCCGGTTGGATGGGCCGGGCCGAGCGCCTCCTCGACGGCGAGTCGGAATCGGCCATGAACGGCTTCTTCGCATGCCTGATGGCCTTCCGCATGATCGTGGGGGGCGAGCTTGAGGAGGGTATGCGCTTCGCCGACAAGGGACTCGAGTTGGGTCGCGCGTATGGCAATCGCGACGTGGAGGCCTTGAGTCTCAACCTGAAGGGTCGCGCCCTGGTCAAGCAGGGAGAGGTCGCCAAGGGACTGGCGCTCATCGATGAGTCCACCGTAGCGGCCATGGCAGGTGAGCTGCACCCCTGGGCCACGGCCAACGTCTACTGCAGCACCATCGACGCCTGTCGCGATCTGTCCGACTGGCGGCGCGCCTTGGAATGGACCGAGGAGGCGGATCGGCAGATGCGCCGCCAGCGCATTGGCGGCTACCCCGGCATCTGCCGGGTGCATCGGGCCGAGATCATGCGTCTGCGCGGAACCTGGCCTGAGGCCGAGCAGGAGGCCCGCGAGGCGTGTACCGAGCTGGAGCGCTTCCGCCTACTCGTGCCAGCCGGTTGGGGCTACTACGAGGTCGGGGAGGTCCGGCTCCGCATGGGCGACTTCGCCGCCGCCGAGGAGGCGTTCCAGCGCGCATTCGAATTGGGACGAGATCCTGAGCCCGGTCTTGCCCTCCTCCGGCTGGCCCAGGGGGACCAGTCCGCGGCGGCAAGCTCGATCCGGCGCGCCCTGTCGGAGACGGAGGAACCTCTTGCATTCACCGGCGACAGCGCCAAGGACCCACTGGGGCGCGGCCATCTGCTCCCCGCCCAGGTGGAGATCGCGTTGGCAACCGGAGACCCAGAGACCGCGAACGCGGCAGCCACCGAGCTGGAGTCCACTGCCGGTCACTATGGCTCCACGGCTCTCCAGGCCGCCGCAGCCACCGCCCGCGGATCCGTGCAGCTGGCACAGGGAGACGCCGCGGCCGCCATCGCGAGCCTCGAGCGTGGGCAGCAGCTGTGGCAGGCGATCGGGGCCCCGTATGAAGGCGCTCAGGTCAGGGCTCGCCTGGCCGAGGCCTATCGGGCCACGGGCGACGAGACGGCGTCCATCCAGGTGCTCGAGGCCGCCCGGTCGACCTTCGAACGGCTGGGCGCACAGCCCGATCTCCACCGGGTCGATGCGCTGTTGGAACGCCACGGCGCTGGTCAGGCAGCGACCGGAGAACGACAGGTCAGGACGTTCATGTTTACCGACATGGTCAGCTCCACCGACCTCATCGAGGCCATCGGAGATCAAGCCTGGGAGGAGCTCATCAGCTGGCACGACAAGACCCTCCGATCGCTGTTCGCTCGGCACGGAGGGGAAGAGGTCAGCCACGCCGGCGACGGATTCTTCGTGGCCTTCGAGGAGCCGCGAGCCGCGGTTGAAAGCGCGGTAGCCATCCAGCGAGCACTGACCGCTCATCGGAGAAAGCACGGATTCGCCCCGTGGGTGCGGATCGGGCTCCATACCGCCGAGGCCACCCACAGCGGAGTGAACTATCGGGGCAAGGCGGTCCACGAGGCAGCTCGGGTGGGGGCGCTGGCGGACCGGGACGAGATCCTGGTGACCACGCAGACCCTCCAGGCGGCCGGCGCCATTACCTTTTCGGTCTCTGAGACCCGGTCTGTGAACTTGAAAGGGATCAAGGGTGCGGCCGAGGTCGCCTCAGTTCACTGGCAGGTCTAGGCCCGGCCGCCGGAGGCGCGCACGTAGTCCGGCTCGATCACGAAGATCTCGCGGGGGCGTTCCCGGAATCGGTACGGCTGGCCCGTATAGCGCACGGACATCTTGTCGATGAATGCCAGCCCCTCGTCGGGGCGGGTATCGACAACTCGGCCGCGAATGATCAGGAAGCGCCAGTCGTCGTCGCGATCCACCACCGAGAGGCTGACCTGGGGATTGCGCCGCCAATTGGCGGCCTTGCGCGAGCCGACCATCGAGCTGGTCAGGACGTGCTTCCCGTCGTAGTCGACCCACATCAGGTACTGCGCGATCGTGCCGTCGCGCCGGATCGCGGATACGTGGCCCAGGACGTTCGTGGTCAGGAGGTCGGTGAGGTCTTTGGGGATCGATTCAGGCATGGCAGCCCGATGGTAGCCGCCATCGCCGTTCGTCGACCGGGACTACGCTTGGGACCAGGTCGTCAGCACGATCTCGGCGTCGTAGGGATGCATGCGGTAGCCCTCCGCCGCGGCATCCCAGACCAGGAGATCCCGACGAGCCACCCGACGCATCACCTTGTTGGGGCCGGCCACGATCCCGGCGAATGCCGTACCGGTGCTCTTCCCGTACCGCTGCCGCAGGGCTTCGTCCAGGACGAGGACCTCATTGTTCAGCGACAGTTCGGCGACCTCGCGCACCAGGCGGCGACTGTCCACCCCGCGGATGGCGTGCAGCACCTCCAGCAGCTGGCGACGGCGGAGCTCTGATTCATCAACGCCGGCTCCCGCAGGACCGTCATCGGGCTCGCGCCGTGGCCCCATCACCCATCGCCAGGCGAGGTTGACGAGCTCCTGCTCGGTATCGGCCTCGAACTCGACCCTAGGCACCTGTATCTCCTCTGCTAGGCACCTGTATCTCCTCTGAAAGACTAGAAGCAGATTTGTCACTAGACTATCACAGGCTACTTGTGCTATGATTCCCATCAACGGCTGCAAGGCTGCGAACCGTTTGATCTCATGACCTTCGAACGAAGTCGGTCACGAGCGAACTTCGCTTCGTATCGACTGGCCGAATCCCTACAAGGAGAACATCGTGAAGCACATTCGACTTGCGATCTACGACATCACCAAGGGCAGCTTCCAGGAGCTGGCCGGCCTGACCAAGGACGGCATGCTCCCCCGCTTCTCGACGGAGCCTGGCTTCATCGAGTACGGAGTCGCGGACATCGGCAGCCGCAAGGCCTGCTCTGTCACCGTCTGGGAGACCCGTGAGCAGGCTGAGAAGTCTGTCACCCTGTCCTCGACCTGGGTCAAGGAGAACGTCTCCGACCGGGTCCGGCTGATCACCAGCTACGTCGGCGACCTGGCCTTCCTGCACGGAACGCCTGTCCTCGCGTAACCCTAACCCCTGTAGGCCACGACTCCCCCGGAACGGGCAACCGCTCCGGCTCGGGAGTCGTGGCCTCCCCATGTCCGGGAGGCCCCTACTCAGCCACGGATAGCCCTTGGCGGACCGGGATCACCTTTGGTTCTGGTCCCTAACGGAAGCACCGTAGAGCGATGACCGAGGAGGCGCGCCATCAGGAAAGCCCACGCCGGCAGCAGGATTAGGTAGGCGATTCCGCCCAGGGACGTCCACCCGGTGTCCACACCGCCGAGCAGCAGGCCTGCCGCGTATAACACCCCGGCAACCCCGGCCGCCACACCCAGCCAACGCAGCTGGTTCAGCCATGGTCCCGCCAGCAGGTTGGCGCCCGCGATCCACAGACCGATATAAACGAGCGCCCCGCTCCCCACCCCGAACGCGCCACGGGCGGCGGTGTCCCAGTCGATGACCACCGCGCCAGCCATCTGGAGCACCTGGATCACGCAGAAAGTCAACACCGAGACCCAGCCGAGCGTCTGGGCCAACTGCGCGAGCCGGGTCGGCGTTCGACCACCCAGCTCGTAGAAAGAAAGCATGAGCGGGGCGAGGGCCGCGGTCAGCACCAGCAGGGCGCCGTCGTTCAGCGTCCCCCACGGCTGGTCGGCCATGAAGGACAGGCCGGCGGTCACCAGCCCCACCAGCCCGGCACCTGCGACGACGTAAGCCGCGAGGGAGGCGCTGCTCACGATTCGCTGGGTGCGACTCGACATGGATCCGCTCAATGAGGGCCGTCAGCCCACCATGTACTGGTCATGGCGAGCCCAGAGCTCGGTCCACTCCGCGTCGCTCAGCTGCTTGCCGGATCTGGCAATCTCATCAACCTCCATGAAGTAGCGCTCGCGGGGCGCGCCTGGGGCGAAGAGGATCAGCATCGAAGCCGGCTTGTCGGAGTCGTGGCTGAAGGCGTGAATTCCGCCTTTCGGCACATACAGGAAGTCCCCGGCGGTCGCGTCTACCCAACCCGTCCCGTCATAGAAGCGGACTGTTCCCCGCAGGACATAGAAGGACTCGGAGAAGGTCCGATGGATATGGGCATCGGGGCCGCCGGACCGCGCCTTCATGTCGCGTCGGAACATGCCGAACTGGCGTCTCGTCATCGATCCCGGCGCCACGAACAACATCGAGCTATTCGGGCCGCGAATGCGCGGAACGGCTGCCGCGGCTTGGTAGATCGCGCTGATCTCTCCGACGTTGCTCTCGTACGACACGCCGCCAGCCTATCAGCCGCGTGGGGCCGAGCAGGTGCCCGCCTCGCCTCGGCGGTCGAGGACAACGCAGAACGCCTGAGAGGACACCCCTCAACCCTGTGTTTGCCGATACAACGGCGGAGGCGTAGGCTTCGCGGCCAGCACATGACCAGTTCGCGAACGCACGCCACCTGCTCTTGCGCCTGTCGCTAGGCGGGAGGATCCCTCTCGCCTGACCCGCGCCGCGTGTGCGCGAACGTCGCTCCAAGCGACGCCCTGGCCTCTCCTCCCGCCCGCTCGAGACCGATCCCGGTCGGTTCGCTGCCTTCTCTCCACGTGCCCCAGCGAGGCGATATGCCCCCTTCAGTCCTTCGAACCGCAGATCCCTACCGCGACCTCGACGTCATCGACGCCCGTGCGCCGCGATTCAACCAGGCCGCCATCGGCAGCCTCTCGTTGCTCGCGGTGCTCACCGGCTGGTGGCCGATCCTGGCCATGCTCGCGCTGCAGCTCGCGATCGGCCTTCGGTTCGGGCGCCGCTATTGCGTGGCCTGCGTGGCCTACTTCGAACTGGTCCAGCCGCGTATCGGTGAGGGACCCATCGAGGACAGTCGCCCGCCCCGCTTCGCCAACCAGGTCGGCCTGCTGGTGCTGGGCACCGCCACCCTCGCATACGCCGTTGGACTGCCGGCCGTGGGTGCGGCACTCGGCCTGCTGGTAGCCGGGCTGGCACTGCTGGCCGCGAGCACCGGGCTGTGCGTCGGCTGCGAGATGTACCGGATTGGCGCGCGTCTGCGCGGGATCCGGGCCCACCAGTTCGACCGCATTGAGCTGGCGGACATGGGTGCCGCGTTCCCGGTCGGTGGCGAGCTGGTGGTGGCCTTCAGCCATCCGCTGTGCACGGACTGCCGCGACATGGTCGATGACCTCCAAGCCGACGGCCGTCACCTGGTGACCGTGGACGTTCGCGAACGTCCCGAGCTGGCGCGAAAATACGGAATCGCCCTGGTGCCGACCGCGGTGTCCGTCAACGCTGACGGCCGCGTGACAGCACGCCTGGTCGGCTGACCCGGCGCTCGTGGACGGGGAGGCTGAGGAGCAGCGGTGGCCGAATACAAAGTCAACAAGCGCGCGGTAACGCATGCCCGGAAGCTCATCGATGCCGGCCGCTATGTGGTCGATAGCGACTGGGGCGAGGCGCAGCCGACCGCCAGGGATGAGAACAGGTACCTGAAGTCCCACTCATGGGCCGAGTACGCCGCGTGGCACCTCGGGCTGACCGAAGGTGCCGAGGACGAGACCAAGGCCCGATACGGCTTCGTCTTTGGCGACTTCATCCGCATCCACCGCACTGGCCTGATCGCCTGCGTGTACCGAGCCGCCGAGTGGCGGCACAAGGAGGTTGAGCTGGCCGCTCACCGACTCCTGCAGCGACTGGACAAGGTCAGCAGCTGATCCAGTCGGCTGAGCTGGACGAGGGGATCAAGGACAGTCGACGCCGCCTCGGGCTCCGGCGCAAATATGCCCTTGGCATCCTTCTCGTTCACGGCATTGGCGAGCAGATGCGCGGCGACACCCTGACCGAGGAGGGTGATTACATTTTCAGATGGCTCAGGCGGCGAGTTGAGAGCCCGGGAGGGCCCGGCGGCGCCCAGGTGGACGTGCTCGACGTCGCCCTTCGGCAGGCATCCAGTGATGCCATCCCGACCGCCCATGCGGTGGTCCGGATCACACCGCCGACCGGCACGGGCGCGCCGGCACACTGGGTCGTCGCCGAATCCTCATGGGCCGACGTCTTCCGACCGGCAACCTACGCTGAGCTTGCTGGATGGGCCGTCACCGTCGGCCCGTGGGTCTTTGCCACCCAGGTGGCGGGCATCGTGCAACGAATGGAGATCGGGGAATCGGTCCCCCGACTTCTTCGCATCGCGCTCATCCCCATCACGCTGCTTGCCGGCACGGTCATGCTGCTGGGAGCCGCGATCGTGGGGCTGGTGGTAACCGCGCTGGCCATGGCATTCGTTCTGCTCGCGGTCACGCGTCTCCCCTTCATCGCGGAGTTCGCCCGCGCGCTGCAGCGAGGCCTGGCGAACGGGTTCGGCGACGCCTACGTCCTCACCCGGAGTCCCATGCGCTTCGGCGCCATGGCAACCCAGGTGCGGTCAGATCTGCAGGTCCTGCTCCGCGAATGCGCCACGGTCGCGGTGGTCGCCCACTCCCAGGGGACGGCCGTGTCCTGGTACGCCCTGAAGCATGAGCTGATCGGTCGTCCGCCTGTCGCCAAGGAGGGGTCGCCGAAGCCGGCGCCCATCGGTCTGTTCGTCACCTACGGCCAGGCCGTGCGAAAGCTCACGTTCGTCCTGACCATGGCACGGGGATCGCAGACGGGAGTGCAGACCCTTTCTGCGGTGGGCGGTGCGGCCTTCCTCGGGATAGCGGTGCTGGCGTTCTTGGCCGAGGCTCCCTGGCCGCTCATCGCCGTGCCCGTTCTCCTCGCCGTCATTGCCGAATTCGCCCTGCTCAACTCCGCCAG containing:
- a CDS encoding adenylate/guanylate cyclase domain-containing protein, whose translation is MSQATQSALPAAREAMVRHAWDEARDLFREADKAEPLSVADLELMAEAGWWSGHPDERDDAFERAYAAYVEAGDKKQAAGLALRLAEFAFQRLAGPIGAGWMGRAERLLDGESESAMNGFFACLMAFRMIVGGELEEGMRFADKGLELGRAYGNRDVEALSLNLKGRALVKQGEVAKGLALIDESTVAAMAGELHPWATANVYCSTIDACRDLSDWRRALEWTEEADRQMRRQRIGGYPGICRVHRAEIMRLRGTWPEAEQEAREACTELERFRLLVPAGWGYYEVGEVRLRMGDFAAAEEAFQRAFELGRDPEPGLALLRLAQGDQSAAASSIRRALSETEEPLAFTGDSAKDPLGRGHLLPAQVEIALATGDPETANAAATELESTAGHYGSTALQAAAATARGSVQLAQGDAAAAIASLERGQQLWQAIGAPYEGAQVRARLAEAYRATGDETASIQVLEAARSTFERLGAQPDLHRVDALLERHGAGQAATGERQVRTFMFTDMVSSTDLIEAIGDQAWEELISWHDKTLRSLFARHGGEEVSHAGDGFFVAFEEPRAAVESAVAIQRALTAHRRKHGFAPWVRIGLHTAEATHSGVNYRGKAVHEAARVGALADRDEILVTTQTLQAAGAITFSVSETRSVNLKGIKGAAEVASVHWQV
- a CDS encoding cupin domain-containing protein; protein product: MSYESNVGEISAIYQAAAAVPRIRGPNSSMLFVAPGSMTRRQFGMFRRDMKARSGGPDAHIHRTFSESFYVLRGTVRFYDGTGWVDATAGDFLYVPKGGIHAFSHDSDKPASMLILFAPGAPRERYFMEVDEIARSGKQLSDAEWTELWARHDQYMVG
- a CDS encoding DUF4395 family protein, yielding MPPSVLRTADPYRDLDVIDARAPRFNQAAIGSLSLLAVLTGWWPILAMLALQLAIGLRFGRRYCVACVAYFELVQPRIGEGPIEDSRPPRFANQVGLLVLGTATLAYAVGLPAVGAALGLLVAGLALLAASTGLCVGCEMYRIGARLRGIRAHQFDRIELADMGAAFPVGGELVVAFSHPLCTDCRDMVDDLQADGRHLVTVDVRERPELARKYGIALVPTAVSVNADGRVTARLVG
- a CDS encoding pyridoxamine 5'-phosphate oxidase family protein translates to MPESIPKDLTDLLTTNVLGHVSAIRRDGTIAQYLMWVDYDGKHVLTSSMVGSRKAANWRRNPQVSLSVVDRDDDWRFLIIRGRVVDTRPDEGLAFIDKMSVRYTGQPYRFRERPREIFVIEPDYVRASGGRA
- a CDS encoding DUF1697 domain-containing protein translates to MALLRGINVGGKNRLPMKSLSALFTDAGCTDVQTYVQSGNVIFRATPSLARRIPAAIQKAISVQFGLTIPVVTCTAAELHDAAKNNPFLPKESDTGTLHVAFLAARPTPAKVGTLDPDRSPPDEFAVRGREIYLRLPNGVARSRLTNAYFDSRLGTTSTLRNWRTVLKLVELT